From the genome of Arthrobacter alpinus, one region includes:
- a CDS encoding tRNA (cytidine(34)-2'-O)-methyltransferase → MFRILFLTPEIPGNTGNAIRLAAITGAELHLVEPLGFDFSDAKLRRAGLDYHDLAVVTVHKTLEAAWAALAPERVYAFTSDGEAGYTDIAYQPGDVLMFGRESEGLPEEVKTDPHITSRVRLPMLPSLRSLNLANAASIAVYEAWRQNNFAGAQIKA, encoded by the coding sequence GTGTTTCGCATCTTATTCCTGACTCCCGAGATTCCCGGTAATACCGGCAACGCCATCCGCTTGGCCGCCATTACCGGGGCGGAGCTGCACCTAGTGGAACCCTTGGGTTTTGACTTCTCCGACGCCAAGCTGCGCCGGGCCGGACTTGACTATCACGACCTCGCCGTCGTGACGGTTCACAAAACCTTGGAAGCAGCATGGGCCGCACTGGCTCCCGAGCGCGTCTACGCCTTCACGTCCGACGGTGAGGCAGGCTACACGGACATCGCCTACCAGCCCGGTGATGTGCTGATGTTCGGCCGCGAATCCGAAGGCCTGCCGGAAGAGGTCAAGACCGATCCGCACATCACCTCACGGGTCAGGCTGCCCATGCTCCCGTCACTGCGGTCGTTGAACTTGGCCAACGCGGCCTCGATCGCCGTGTACGAGGCCTGGCGACAAAACAACTTCGCCGGGGCCCAAATTAAGGCCTGA
- a CDS encoding class I SAM-dependent methyltransferase, translated as MSARDPGLAFTDGALQFEAWSDKLWDPMGRDVVQAAVIRPGEKVLDACCGTGAATIPAALAVGADGSVDGVDLSTGLLRMAAANLSERSILNTTLTEADVTEWRGHRTFDAVLCSYSMFFFADMEAGVEHLASMLRPGGRLVTSTWVEGALEPFAGLILAAAIKERPRLAGVVPLPNQNMARVNSAEKLSSWLTDRGLEHVSVSTHPLTLSVDADMAWALVVGSGWRTLLPRDPEAIARVRRDFMASVGPQVQMNSDALIGIGSIPA; from the coding sequence ATGTCCGCTCGCGATCCTGGCCTGGCTTTCACCGACGGGGCCCTGCAATTTGAGGCGTGGTCGGACAAACTCTGGGACCCGATGGGCCGCGACGTGGTCCAGGCCGCCGTTATCCGCCCGGGGGAAAAGGTCCTGGACGCCTGCTGCGGCACCGGCGCAGCCACCATCCCGGCCGCGTTAGCGGTGGGAGCCGACGGGAGTGTCGACGGCGTGGACCTCTCCACCGGCTTGCTGCGCATGGCTGCGGCAAACCTGTCCGAGCGCAGCATCCTGAACACCACTTTGACCGAAGCGGACGTCACCGAATGGCGCGGCCACCGCACCTTTGACGCCGTCCTGTGTTCCTACAGCATGTTTTTCTTCGCCGACATGGAGGCTGGTGTTGAACACCTGGCGTCCATGCTGCGCCCGGGCGGGCGGCTCGTCACCAGCACGTGGGTGGAAGGCGCTCTGGAGCCGTTCGCAGGGTTGATCCTGGCAGCGGCCATCAAGGAACGCCCCCGCCTGGCCGGAGTGGTCCCGCTTCCGAACCAGAACATGGCCCGGGTGAATTCCGCCGAGAAGCTTTCCTCCTGGCTCACCGACCGGGGCCTTGAACACGTCTCGGTCTCCACACATCCGCTCACCCTGTCGGTGGACGCCGACATGGCCTGGGCCCTTGTTGTGGGCAGCGGCTGGCGCACCCTGCTCCCCCGCGACCCCGAGGCAATCGCCCGGGTCCGGCGCGACTTCATGGCCTCCGTGGGGCCGCAGGTGCAGATGAACTCCGATGCGCTGATAGGCATCGGCTCCATCCCCGCCTAA
- a CDS encoding electron transfer flavoprotein subunit alpha/FixB family protein codes for MSAIVVFIDQVAAPGKLHAIHHQLLTLARGAGEPVAVVAGPVSAGLAAELGSYGVSRVLSSEQAELGEFLVAPKADLVAQAAAAVSAAAVLVDNGAQGKEIAARVGVALDAGVITDAVALTSDGGALVAHKSVLAGSYTVQARATTAVAVISVKSHSVEASPAAEASVPVVEAVTVAFAPGSLGARVTQRTPRAVSGRPELEDARIVVAGGRGVDGDFGPVEELADVLGAAVGASRAAADAGWISHAAQVGQTGKKVSPQLYISVGISGAIQQKAGMQTSKLIVAVNKDLDSPIFEIADFGIVGDLFKVLPQAVEEIKRRRA; via the coding sequence ATGAGTGCAATTGTTGTTTTTATTGACCAGGTGGCCGCACCCGGAAAGCTGCACGCCATCCACCACCAGCTCCTGACGCTGGCCCGTGGTGCCGGGGAACCGGTGGCCGTTGTGGCAGGTCCGGTCAGCGCCGGACTGGCCGCCGAACTGGGCAGCTACGGGGTATCCCGCGTACTTTCCTCGGAGCAGGCCGAGCTGGGCGAGTTCCTGGTTGCACCCAAGGCCGATCTCGTGGCGCAGGCCGCCGCCGCCGTGTCCGCAGCCGCCGTCCTGGTGGACAACGGAGCGCAGGGCAAGGAAATTGCCGCCCGCGTGGGTGTCGCCCTGGATGCCGGGGTCATCACTGATGCCGTGGCATTGACGTCCGACGGAGGCGCCTTGGTGGCGCACAAATCCGTCCTCGCCGGGTCCTACACCGTGCAGGCCCGGGCCACCACGGCCGTCGCCGTGATCAGTGTGAAATCGCACAGCGTGGAAGCCTCGCCGGCCGCGGAGGCCAGCGTGCCCGTCGTCGAGGCTGTTACCGTCGCCTTCGCCCCGGGCAGCCTGGGCGCACGCGTCACACAGCGCACACCGCGCGCTGTGTCGGGCCGTCCCGAGCTTGAGGACGCCCGCATTGTGGTGGCCGGCGGCCGCGGCGTCGACGGCGATTTTGGGCCTGTGGAGGAGCTGGCCGACGTCCTGGGTGCCGCAGTGGGGGCATCCCGCGCGGCAGCCGACGCTGGCTGGATCTCGCACGCAGCCCAGGTCGGCCAGACCGGTAAGAAGGTCTCCCCGCAGCTGTACATCTCGGTGGGTATCTCCGGGGCCATCCAGCAAAAGGCTGGCATGCAGACCTCGAAGCTGATTGTGGCTGTGAACAAGGACTTGGATTCGCCCATCTTTGAGATCGCCGACTTCGGGATTGTGGGGGACCTGTTCAAGGTGCTGCCGCAAGCCGTGGAGGAAATCAAGCGCCGCCGCGCGTAA
- a CDS encoding electron transfer flavoprotein subunit beta/FixA family protein, with the protein MNIVVLVKYVPDTQFDRHLTGENHLLDRNESILSELDEYALEAALALTDERGGAKAGNNVTALTLGPAAAAAAVKKSLQIGATAGLHISDEALAGSDASATSLVLAAAIRTLGPVDLVITGMASTDGETSIIPAQLAARLGLPQLTFASSLELEGATVTVRRDGDDFSEEIQATLPVLVSVTDQANEPRYPNFKGILAAKKKKVTTLSLAELGVPVDAVGLVGSKTTVTDAAERPARTAGVIITDSGDAGIQLVDFLAAQKLF; encoded by the coding sequence CTGAACATTGTGGTTTTGGTCAAATACGTGCCAGACACGCAATTTGACCGTCACCTCACAGGTGAAAACCACCTCCTTGACCGCAACGAGAGCATCCTCTCCGAATTGGATGAGTACGCACTGGAAGCTGCGTTGGCACTGACTGATGAGCGCGGTGGTGCAAAAGCCGGCAACAACGTCACCGCCCTGACACTGGGCCCCGCCGCCGCGGCCGCAGCCGTGAAGAAATCGTTGCAGATCGGGGCCACCGCCGGCCTGCACATCAGCGACGAAGCCCTTGCCGGATCGGATGCCTCGGCAACCTCGCTGGTGCTTGCGGCAGCCATCAGGACCCTTGGCCCGGTGGACCTTGTCATCACCGGAATGGCCTCCACCGACGGGGAAACCTCTATCATCCCCGCCCAGCTTGCCGCACGCCTGGGCCTGCCCCAGCTCACCTTTGCCTCCTCGCTGGAGCTGGAGGGCGCCACCGTGACTGTCCGCCGCGACGGCGACGACTTCTCCGAGGAAATCCAGGCCACCCTCCCGGTCCTGGTGTCGGTGACCGACCAGGCCAACGAGCCGCGCTACCCCAACTTCAAGGGGATTCTGGCCGCCAAGAAGAAGAAGGTGACCACGCTGTCCCTGGCGGAGCTCGGGGTCCCGGTGGACGCCGTCGGGCTGGTCGGCTCCAAGACCACCGTCACCGACGCTGCCGAACGCCCCGCCCGTACCGCCGGTGTCATCATCACCGACTCAGGCGACGCCGGCATCCAACTTGTTGATTTCTTGGCCGCGCAGAAACTTTTCTAA